The Triticum aestivum cultivar Chinese Spring chromosome 3A, IWGSC CS RefSeq v2.1, whole genome shotgun sequence genome includes a region encoding these proteins:
- the LOC123061217 gene encoding uncharacterized protein: protein MTPRVPPYRHQPAHLVLTDAVAAWHPFHKKPCLSDRSTAPPSAHHADAAAAGAETTTPPPSAVGSGGSFRLLGLRKRRRRGGISRSVSGRSSDRRRSGTCSDFHVTCGPGGGGATDSSGEMWASDVGELRARDVPMAPEFASAPIGLAGSGAGGTAAGVELASAESGYGSEPGYRGDVELGYGDEIDEEEEDGRQQVFFWGGEIGDCIADMDKMVIVGDSSFGEQKSHHRCRRKKHDVRMLDALR, encoded by the exons ATGACCCCGCGCGTGCCGCCGTACCGCCACCAACCGGCGCACCTCGTTCTCACCGACGCTGTTGCTGCCTGGCACCCCTTCCACAAGAAGCCCTGCCTCTCCGACCGCTCCACTGCCCCCCCATCTGCTCACCATGCTGACGCAGCCGCCGCCGGCGCGGAAACCACGACCCCTCCTCCTTCCGCAGTTGGCAGCGGAGGATCCTTCCGGTTGCTCGGGCTCCGCAAGCGCCGGCGCCGTGGAGGAATCTCGCGGTCGGTCTCAGGTCGCAGCAGCGACCGCCGGAGATCCGGCACGTGCTCCGACTTCCATGTAACGTGCGGTCCAGGTGGTGGCGGCGCAACGGACTCCAGTGGCGAGATGTGGGCATCGGATGTTGGGGAGTTGCGGGCGAGGGACGTTCCTATGGCGCCGGAGTTTGCATCGGCACCAATTGGTCTGGCTGGATCGGGGGCAGGTGGGACGGCCGCCGGGGTTGAGCTGGCATCGGCTGAGTCCGGCTATGGCAGCGAGCCTGGCTACCGTGGAGATGTTGAGCTTGGTTACGGGGATGAGatagacgaagaggaggaggacgggAGGCAGCAGGTGTTCTTCTGGGGCGGTGAGATCGGAG ATTGCATCGCAGATATGGATAAGATGGTCATTGTTGGTGATAGTAGTTTTGGGGAGCAGAAGAGTCATCACCGATGCAGGCGCAAGAAGCATGATGTGAGGATGTTGGATGCTTTGAGATGA